Proteins encoded in a region of the Isosphaeraceae bacterium EP7 genome:
- a CDS encoding RNA polymerase sigma factor RpoD/SigA, which translates to MTPYAGRRSQQNAPSTLQIYLQEINSTPLLNAIEERELAGRVALGDPFAREHMVKANLRLVVNIARGYLNKGLGLEDLIEEGNLGLMRAVEGFDATMETRFSTYASYWIKQSIRRALMNQGRPIRLPAYMVSLLSKWRRASTVLTERLGRPPTAEEVGKALRLSKKKVGIVAKAIEVNNLQAHSDGAEEDSLVLGDVLTDDRSKSPDALMIENDDLDRIFRRLDLLEPREASVVRMRFGLDPYSPMTLREVGENLGLTRERVRQLENHALVKLIAELGEDELDART; encoded by the coding sequence ATGACCCCATATGCGGGACGCCGGTCGCAGCAGAACGCCCCATCCACGCTCCAGATCTACTTGCAGGAGATCAACAGCACGCCGCTGCTGAACGCCATCGAGGAGCGCGAGCTTGCCGGCAGGGTGGCCCTGGGCGACCCATTTGCCCGCGAGCACATGGTCAAGGCCAACCTCCGCCTGGTCGTCAACATCGCCCGCGGCTACCTGAACAAAGGGCTGGGGCTGGAAGACCTGATTGAGGAGGGGAATCTCGGCCTGATGCGGGCCGTCGAGGGCTTCGACGCCACGATGGAGACTCGCTTCAGCACCTACGCGAGCTACTGGATCAAGCAGTCGATCCGCAGGGCCCTGATGAACCAGGGACGGCCCATCCGGCTGCCCGCCTACATGGTCAGCCTGCTGTCGAAATGGCGGCGGGCGTCCACCGTGCTGACCGAACGCCTGGGTCGGCCCCCCACCGCCGAAGAGGTGGGCAAGGCGCTCCGGCTCTCCAAGAAGAAGGTGGGCATCGTCGCCAAGGCCATCGAGGTCAACAACCTCCAGGCCCACTCCGACGGCGCCGAGGAAGACAGCCTGGTGCTCGGCGACGTGCTGACCGACGACCGGAGCAAGTCGCCCGACGCCCTGATGATCGAGAACGACGACCTCGACCGGATCTTCCGCCGCCTCGACCTCCTCGAGCCGCGTGAGGCCAGCGTTGTCCGGATGCGATTCGGCCTCGACCCTTACTCGCCGATGACCTTGCGCGAGGTGGGCGAGAACCTCGGCCTGACCCGCGAGCGCGTCCGTCAACTCGAGAACCACGCCCTGGTCAAGCTCATCGCCGAACTCGGCGAGGACGAGCTGGACGCCAGGACCTGA
- a CDS encoding sigma-70 family RNA polymerase sigma factor, which yields MANSDADILLIRQVRAGDSRAWKQLIERYEGRLLAFVDSRLRDRATSEDVVQETFVGFLTSMPHYDEKRDLEAYLFSIAAHKLTDHLRKQGRRPVDQFGSDDHGRPMDEVPGLVRPASSIARSDERRAAEERQLADSLGQLIREWITRGDYDRLRCLELLIVKGWANKDVAKYLGLTEQAVASYKFQAVARLKDMARKAGMSLDDWAAD from the coding sequence ATGGCCAACTCCGACGCCGACATCCTGCTCATCCGCCAGGTCAGGGCCGGCGACTCCCGCGCCTGGAAACAGCTGATCGAGCGGTACGAAGGGCGGCTCCTCGCCTTCGTCGACAGCCGCCTCCGCGACCGGGCCACCAGCGAGGACGTGGTGCAGGAGACCTTCGTCGGTTTCCTCACCAGCATGCCGCACTACGACGAGAAGCGCGACCTGGAGGCCTACCTCTTCTCGATCGCGGCGCACAAGCTGACCGACCACCTGCGCAAGCAGGGCCGGCGGCCGGTCGACCAGTTCGGCTCCGACGACCACGGCCGGCCGATGGACGAGGTGCCCGGCCTGGTGCGCCCGGCCTCCAGCATCGCCCGCAGCGACGAGCGCCGGGCCGCCGAGGAGCGGCAGCTCGCCGACTCGCTGGGCCAGCTCATCCGCGAGTGGATCACCCGCGGCGACTACGACCGCCTGCGCTGCCTGGAGCTCCTGATCGTCAAGGGGTGGGCCAACAAAGACGTGGCCAAATACCTGGGCCTGACCGAGCAGGCCGTGGCCAGCTACAAGTTTCAGGCCGTCGCACGCCTGAAGGACATGGCCCGCAAGGCCGGCATGAGCCTGGACGACTGGGCCGCCGACTGA
- a CDS encoding tetratricopeptide repeat protein, whose translation MRSRPRWPGTIYLTLAAVALAGLAAGAIAWRRGAEDPEHLAMQALADFKAGRHGQAEAALARLGRMRPPTVLDRMLRAQVALTKDLYAEALVELRQVPDDHPATSQAKFQQGQIELKLHHLRAAEEALLAALKLDPNLVQAHRSLIYIYGMQRRRPELHARFLALSKLTPLGVSDVTRWCITCDESWVTPESEVDLARFVKADPGDRFSRLALAARLRLAGRLDESEAALAPLPATDPEAQLLRAQIGQERGVGQGLEASIAGIPDGRLDLERFRGRAAMFRHDAKAAVRHFRAAHEADPHDQEALGGLARALTMSGDPAAAQPYLAAMRRYAELSKLLQEADSSTGPKPPDLMLRLGKACEAVQKLEEARAWYRLAIERDPLDSEAQKGLFRLGPAAPTATP comes from the coding sequence ATGCGGAGCCGACCGAGGTGGCCGGGGACGATTTACCTCACGCTGGCCGCGGTCGCGCTGGCGGGTCTCGCGGCCGGCGCGATCGCCTGGCGGAGAGGGGCGGAGGACCCCGAACACCTGGCGATGCAGGCCCTGGCCGACTTCAAGGCCGGGCGGCACGGCCAGGCCGAGGCCGCGCTGGCGCGGCTCGGGCGGATGCGCCCGCCTACCGTGCTCGACCGGATGCTCAGGGCGCAGGTCGCGCTGACGAAGGACCTGTACGCCGAGGCCCTGGTCGAGTTGCGGCAGGTGCCCGACGACCACCCGGCGACCTCGCAGGCCAAGTTCCAGCAAGGCCAGATCGAGCTGAAGCTGCATCACCTCAGGGCGGCCGAGGAGGCCCTGCTGGCCGCCCTGAAGCTCGATCCGAATCTGGTCCAGGCGCACCGGTCGCTGATCTATATCTACGGGATGCAGCGGCGCAGGCCCGAGCTGCACGCACGGTTCCTCGCCCTGTCGAAGCTGACGCCGCTGGGCGTCAGCGACGTGACCCGCTGGTGCATCACCTGCGACGAGTCGTGGGTCACGCCCGAGAGCGAGGTCGACCTGGCCCGATTCGTCAAGGCCGACCCCGGCGACCGCTTCTCCAGGCTGGCCCTCGCCGCCCGCCTGCGCCTGGCGGGCCGGCTCGACGAGTCCGAGGCGGCCCTGGCCCCGCTGCCCGCGACCGATCCCGAGGCGCAATTGTTGCGGGCCCAGATCGGCCAGGAGCGAGGCGTCGGCCAGGGCCTCGAGGCCAGCATCGCCGGGATCCCCGACGGCCGCCTCGACCTGGAACGGTTCCGCGGGCGGGCCGCGATGTTCCGCCACGACGCCAAGGCCGCGGTCCGCCACTTCCGGGCCGCCCACGAAGCCGACCCGCACGACCAGGAGGCCCTCGGCGGGCTCGCCCGCGCCCTGACGATGAGCGGTGACCCCGCCGCGGCCCAACCTTACCTGGCCGCGATGCGGCGGTACGCGGAGCTGTCCAAATTGCTCCAGGAGGCCGATTCCAGCACGGGCCCCAAGCCCCCCGACCTGATGCTCCGACTTGGCAAGGCCTGCGAGGCGGTGCAGAAGCTGGAGGAGGCCCGCGCCTGGTACAGGCTCGCCATCGAGCGCGACCCGCTAGACTCCGAGGCGCAGAAGGGCCTCTTCCGCCTCGGGCCCGCGGCTCCGACGGCAACGCCGTAG
- a CDS encoding DUF1559 domain-containing protein, whose product MSSRRRRAGFTLIELLVVISIIAVLIALLLPAVQSAREAARRMQCVNNMKQIGLALHNYHTASDSFPPGAAVNSTDGGPTPNGWYATWAPNQSAQSMLLPYLEQGPLFNACNFSWAAEFEGGRNSTVTLTIVAGFLCPSDPNAASRLNTNNYAGSIGTTTDSMITPPGSSSANWNGGDARPFTYTGSTGLFAQAVTYGVRDCVDGTSNTIAYAEALTGDGKASSVFGPTSSPPSRYRGNMIYNASPGDNGSRLFDANTNPPLILSILDKCSAAFKTSTDKVGDHRGYRWSHGITGYSLFNTIQTPNDVFGTCRLDGGPNNYPDSGFSYGASSAHPGGVNVLFADGSVKFIKSTISRLTWWGLGTRSGGEILSSDSF is encoded by the coding sequence ATGTCGTCACGCCGTCGACGCGCCGGATTCACGCTGATCGAACTCCTGGTCGTCATCTCGATCATCGCGGTGCTCATCGCGCTGCTCCTGCCCGCCGTGCAGAGCGCACGCGAGGCCGCTCGGCGGATGCAATGTGTCAATAACATGAAGCAGATCGGGCTGGCGCTGCACAATTATCACACGGCTTCCGACTCGTTCCCGCCCGGCGCGGCGGTGAACTCGACCGACGGCGGCCCGACCCCGAACGGCTGGTACGCGACCTGGGCGCCCAACCAGAGCGCCCAGTCGATGCTGCTGCCTTACCTGGAGCAGGGTCCCCTGTTCAACGCCTGCAACTTCAGCTGGGCCGCCGAATTCGAAGGGGGCCGCAACTCGACGGTGACCCTCACCATCGTCGCCGGCTTCCTCTGCCCCTCCGACCCGAATGCGGCGAGCCGACTGAATACCAACAACTATGCGGGCTCGATCGGCACCACGACCGACTCGATGATCACACCGCCCGGCTCGTCGTCCGCCAACTGGAACGGAGGGGATGCCCGTCCGTTTACGTACACGGGCAGCACAGGACTGTTCGCCCAGGCCGTCACGTATGGCGTGCGTGACTGCGTTGACGGGACGTCCAACACCATCGCTTACGCCGAGGCCTTGACCGGAGACGGCAAGGCGTCGAGCGTCTTCGGCCCGACTTCCAGCCCCCCCAGCCGGTATCGAGGCAACATGATCTACAACGCCAGCCCCGGCGACAACGGCAGCCGGCTCTTCGACGCCAACACCAACCCGCCCTTGATCCTGAGCATCCTGGACAAGTGCTCCGCCGCCTTCAAGACTTCCACGGACAAGGTCGGCGACCACCGCGGCTACCGATGGTCGCACGGGATCACGGGCTACTCCCTGTTCAACACGATCCAGACTCCCAATGATGTCTTCGGCACCTGCCGGCTCGACGGCGGCCCGAACAATTACCCCGACAGCGGCTTTTCCTATGGCGCCAGCAGCGCGCACCCCGGCGGGGTGAACGTGCTATTCGCCGACGGCAGCGTCAAGTTCATCAAGAGCACCATCAGCCGCCTGACCTGGTGGGGCCTGGGCACCAGGTCGGGCGGAGAGATCCTCAGCTCCGACAGTTTCTAG
- a CDS encoding GntR family transcriptional regulator produces the protein MLTVQTLSLRVYEHLLRRIFSGELTPGSPLGESELAAQLGVSRTPVREALCRLAEYGVVETRRNHNAVVRRLGRDELIHLHQVREALEGMAAELACGRLTEADFARLDGLAGASGDSDAADYLAALDSFDVGLHRLISARSGNPFLAREAGKLHDLTMLIHIELESALIPGRRIDPAEPAEIRRVCWHQHVAIIGAQRSGDPASCRRTMIEHIRSICRYKADLMPPRSPQETGIGPAHRP, from the coding sequence ATGCTCACAGTGCAGACGTTATCACTCCGGGTGTATGAGCACCTGCTCCGGCGGATTTTCTCCGGCGAATTGACGCCTGGGAGCCCGTTGGGCGAGTCGGAGCTGGCCGCTCAGCTGGGGGTGAGCCGGACGCCGGTGCGCGAGGCACTCTGCCGACTGGCCGAATATGGCGTCGTCGAGACGCGACGCAACCACAATGCCGTCGTTCGCCGCCTGGGTCGCGATGAACTGATCCACCTGCATCAGGTGCGCGAGGCGCTGGAGGGGATGGCCGCGGAGCTGGCCTGCGGCCGGCTGACCGAGGCCGATTTCGCCCGGCTGGACGGCCTGGCCGGGGCGTCGGGCGATTCCGACGCGGCCGACTACCTCGCGGCGCTCGACTCCTTCGACGTCGGCCTCCACCGCCTGATCTCGGCCCGCTCGGGCAACCCGTTCCTGGCCCGCGAGGCGGGCAAGCTCCACGACCTGACGATGCTGATCCACATCGAGCTGGAGAGCGCCCTGATCCCGGGCCGCCGGATCGACCCGGCCGAGCCCGCCGAGATCCGCCGCGTCTGCTGGCATCAGCACGTCGCAATCATCGGGGCGCAGAGGTCCGGCGATCCGGCGAGCTGCCGCCGGACCATGATCGAGCACATCCGCTCGATCTGCCGGTACAAGGCCGACCTGATGCCCCCGAGGTCCCCCCAGGAGACGGGCATCGGTCCCGCGCATCGCCCCTGA
- a CDS encoding TlpA disulfide reductase family protein, producing MQSYRNIALAAAVAVVAPGASASVLAESIDGRWDAVITYNKIELPFLIEFAGEGDTFSGSFLNGDVKVKSTGGSYKDGKFVLNFDHYLGKLQGTVKDGKIKGEFASSRGGEGPGGEQPFHAERHSDTKVAVKDVPSIDGLWEIPVESPKGEKSWRFIVKQDGADVRGSILRVDGDTGTLRGTYKDGKFVLAHFSGSRALRLEVTPDKDGNLSLVQFGRPGIAKKLTAYRPEVARQKGLPEPADFAKHTTIKDADQPFNFSFPDVNGKTFSSTDEKFKGKVVVAVVTGTWCPNCHDEAQFLVELDRKYHDRGLEIVALDFEEIEEQESGYKRLKAFVKQYGVNYTYLVAGAPIEMWVKVPQADNLNSWPTTFFVGRDGKVKKVHSGFASPASGEFHTQARESFTKTIEALLSENATASR from the coding sequence ATGCAGAGCTACAGAAACATCGCCCTCGCCGCCGCCGTGGCGGTCGTCGCCCCCGGCGCCTCCGCCTCGGTGCTGGCCGAGTCGATCGACGGCCGCTGGGACGCCGTGATCACCTACAACAAGATCGAGCTGCCGTTCCTCATCGAGTTCGCGGGCGAGGGGGACACCTTCTCCGGCTCGTTCCTCAACGGCGACGTGAAGGTCAAATCCACGGGCGGCTCCTACAAGGACGGCAAGTTCGTCCTGAACTTCGACCACTACCTCGGCAAGCTCCAAGGGACCGTCAAGGACGGCAAGATCAAGGGCGAGTTCGCCAGCTCACGCGGCGGCGAAGGCCCCGGCGGCGAGCAGCCGTTCCACGCCGAGCGCCACTCCGACACCAAGGTCGCCGTCAAGGACGTCCCCTCCATCGACGGCCTCTGGGAGATCCCCGTCGAGAGCCCCAAGGGCGAGAAGTCGTGGCGGTTCATCGTCAAGCAGGACGGCGCCGACGTCCGCGGCTCGATCCTCCGGGTCGACGGCGACACCGGCACCCTTCGCGGGACCTACAAGGACGGCAAGTTCGTCCTGGCCCACTTCTCGGGCTCCCGCGCATTGCGCTTGGAGGTGACCCCCGACAAGGACGGCAACCTCTCCCTGGTCCAGTTCGGCCGCCCCGGCATCGCCAAGAAGTTGACCGCCTACCGCCCGGAAGTGGCCCGCCAGAAGGGCCTGCCCGAGCCGGCCGACTTCGCCAAGCACACGACCATCAAGGACGCCGACCAGCCGTTCAACTTCAGCTTCCCCGACGTCAACGGCAAGACCTTCTCCAGCACCGATGAGAAGTTCAAGGGGAAGGTTGTCGTCGCCGTCGTGACGGGCACCTGGTGCCCCAATTGCCACGACGAGGCCCAGTTCCTCGTCGAGCTGGACCGCAAGTATCACGACCGAGGCCTCGAGATCGTGGCCCTCGACTTCGAAGAGATCGAGGAGCAGGAGTCCGGCTACAAGCGGCTCAAGGCGTTCGTCAAGCAGTACGGCGTGAACTACACCTACCTCGTCGCCGGCGCACCGATCGAGATGTGGGTGAAGGTGCCGCAGGCCGACAACCTGAACTCGTGGCCGACCACCTTCTTCGTCGGCCGCGACGGCAAGGTCAAGAAGGTCCACTCCGGCTTCGCCAGCCCGGCCAGCGGCGAGTTCCACACCCAGGCACGCGAGTCGTTCACCAAGACGATCGAAGCCCTGCTCTCCGAGAACGCCACCGCGTCCCGCTGA
- a CDS encoding DUF1559 domain-containing protein, whose product MSQSSRRRSGFTLIELLVVISIIAVLIALLLPAVQSAREAARRSQCVNNLKQIALANHNYVSVNEVFPMGGYYNDYSTSANKWDKGCLVGLSQYLEQGNVFNAFNQSLRYNHESNTTVLASQIATLHCPSDPESSNRPLLSGTLDVARTNYLANAGPWNSPPLGLVPSDPNYAAMKANALGLIYLYSNTTLASITDGTSNTLLFGEAVYGRLAATDKSGCRWWMAGNYGDTIMNTMYPPNPGNKNSDIDIYNNRASAFDIYRVAASSNHPGGVNAALADGSVRFIKNTIDSWPLDPGNSYAPISVLYNVISPPFGTFSVKPGAKLGVYQALSTRAGGEVLSSDAY is encoded by the coding sequence ATGAGCCAGTCGAGTCGTCGCAGGTCGGGGTTCACTCTCATCGAACTCCTGGTCGTCATCTCGATCATCGCCGTCCTGATCGCGCTGCTCCTGCCGGCCGTGCAGAGCGCCCGCGAGGCCGCCAGGCGGTCGCAGTGCGTCAACAACCTCAAGCAGATCGCCCTGGCGAATCACAACTATGTGAGCGTCAACGAAGTGTTCCCGATGGGCGGCTATTACAACGACTACTCGACGTCGGCCAACAAGTGGGACAAGGGCTGCCTGGTCGGCCTCTCGCAGTACCTGGAGCAGGGCAACGTCTTCAACGCCTTCAACCAGAGCCTGCGGTACAACCACGAGTCGAACACGACGGTGCTGGCCAGCCAGATCGCCACTCTGCACTGCCCCAGCGACCCCGAGAGCTCCAACAGGCCGCTCCTCTCCGGCACGCTCGACGTGGCCCGGACGAACTACCTGGCCAATGCCGGCCCGTGGAACAGCCCACCCCTGGGCCTGGTGCCCAGCGACCCCAACTACGCTGCGATGAAGGCCAATGCGTTGGGCCTGATCTACCTGTACAGCAACACCACGCTGGCCAGCATCACCGACGGCACGAGCAACACGCTGCTCTTCGGCGAGGCCGTCTACGGCCGGCTGGCCGCCACCGACAAGTCGGGCTGCCGCTGGTGGATGGCCGGCAACTACGGCGACACCATCATGAACACCATGTATCCGCCCAATCCCGGCAACAAAAATAGCGACATTGATATCTACAACAACCGCGCCTCGGCCTTCGACATCTACCGCGTCGCGGCGTCGAGCAACCACCCGGGCGGCGTCAATGCCGCGCTCGCGGACGGCTCGGTCCGGTTCATCAAGAATACGATCGACTCGTGGCCCCTGGACCCCGGGAACAGCTACGCCCCGATCAGCGTGCTCTACAACGTCATCTCGCCGCCGTTCGGCACCTTCTCGGTGAAGCCGGGGGCCAAGCTCGGCGTGTATCAGGCCCTCTCCACCCGCGCCGGCGGCGAAGTCCTCAGCTCGGACGCCTATTGA